The Vigna unguiculata cultivar IT97K-499-35 chromosome 1, ASM411807v1, whole genome shotgun sequence nucleotide sequence TCTGCAAAACAGATATCAGCGGAAAGATACAATAGGACCATGGGAAGAGAGACCTGGACATTTCGATGATATTTGGAACTATTGGAGCGATGATGGAATTGGTTATTTTGAATATCTCCGAGTTAGTATATATCATTCTTTTACAACTATGATTAAATTTTCCCTACTTTAGTTGAATAACAATAAGGTACTATTTGGCTTATTAGTACTTGCTATATTCATTACATAGTTATTAGGCCATGTAAACTAATTCATGTCATTTATCATTTGTTACCTTTATCTTAAACACAGGTGGTGCCACAAACAAGTTCACTAGAGAATGCTGACATGTACATGAATGTTACACTCTCTTCCTATTCAGTGACATCACTAGATTTGCTAATATGATCAGAAGCTAGTCACAACATAGGAATAGTTTCACTAAAACAAAATGaagacaatattttttataatattatcaagaTATGTGATATATTGTCAAAGAGTGGCAAATGTTATGTGGCCTTTCCTTTCTCCCAAGTTGTGCTGCATTGGACCTGATATTCATGGAAAAGTTGAACTAGTGGAAATTTATCTGGAAtgttatacataaattaaaccTGGAAACCTAAACTTGTTGGtatgaacaaaaaatatatacagatAGCGATTGAAAGTAGAACTTCATCCATATGTCAATGATGCTTAACTGCCAAATGATGTACCATATATAGTTGAAATCAATGTTCTGAGGTATTTGTTTAGACATGAGAATTTATCAAATCTATGATATTGTTTATTGGCTACTTGTTGGTATctgcaactttttttttttttttgtgataaaaaaaatatttcgttCACCATATTTAAACTACCTGATAACCCTATGGCTTATTGGtgagtatttttctttttcttgtttttttttaatttacatgttCACCGTAGTTTGACGAAAAATTATTTGAACAAAGAGAAAAGGAAATCCTAAttatttgaacaaaaagaaaaggaaatccTTAAAAAGATGTTGGGCATGAGGATTTTTGCATAAATACTTTTAagatagagaaataaaaaaacataatatgaactttataataaagtaaaattatatatatatatatatatatatatatatatatatatatatatatatatgtatatatgtatatatgtatggtTGTGAGACTTTTTAAATGATTACGTAATCActaatgtttaattttcattgttcttgaaatatatatatatatatatatatatatatatatatatatatatatatatatatatatatatatgttatatattattgggttaagtatgtttttagtccctgaactttgacccaaaattggaattcgtccctggtcgaaactttgataaattttggtccctaaactttaaaaatgaatgaatatagtccttttaatcaaattttgttaacttttttttaggtttcgaatacatttttcagtaaatattgagccgagaatgtgtcaaacggcgtaaacaaccctaatatttactgagaaatgcgttcgaaacttaaaaaaaagttaacaaaattgggttaaaaggactatattcattcatttttaaagtttagggatcgaaatttatcaaagtttcgaccagggacgaattccaattttggagcaaagttcaggaactaaaaacatacttaaccctataTTATTCTatcattcttaaaataaaataaaataattctgaTGACGCATCAGCATAGAAGAGTTTTAAGCTCTTATATAAGCAAATGGATACTTAGATTCGTCACTgctataaagaaaaaaaatagaccgAGTATAAAGTATAATATCTGAATGAGTGTGcacaaaataactaataaaagaaacatCTTCCACAAACTTGTCCTACAATAACTCAATTTCACTCAAATACTCATGAGGTTCGGATCTCTAGTGTGTTAACAGTAGAGTGTAACAAGTAATTTAACCATCAATAGCTTACAACTTGTCTGTAagttattaaacattttaacaaaataacccatcaacaaactaaaatcagcattataaataaataaacagattTGAAGTATAGCACAATAGTCACATTCAGAGCAAGAGgttcataaaagtaaaatagtcagaagaaaaaacaaacttaaatcaaaaaattcaaaatgccATCTATATCGAAGGTAGATTATCAACTCAGACTTCTTTCTTccttatttgtaatttattaagataatatCCCTTTTACTGTAAACTGTAATGTGAACTCTGTATGTGAAAACCGCCTGTAGTTGGCAAAAAATCCAGAATGCCCTTCCTCCACGGCTGTCATGGTGCCACCAACATTAGTGTCTGTAAAGTTAAATGGGTTAACAAATAACATAGGTTTACCCATTTATACTTGATTAAGTAAGCATGCATATGCAAAACTAAGCTTTTAATACAGATTTGACTCAAAAGTAAGTGTGCACAGGTTTTTCGTTCATCCATCTGAGCACGGGGGTTTTTCATTCTCCTCTCCTTTATAAAGCTTCTGCCTCGTTGTTTTTTCTCATCCATTCACCTCGTCGACGAACCAAGCTCAAGCACCGCGAACAACTCAACCTCGTCGACGACGAGTCAGCCGCGAGCCACGACTACGATCGAGCCGCCATCACCAGTCAGACGCCACGCAAGGGAGACCGGCGGGGAACAGGTCCCTTTCTTTTGCGATTTGCCCTAATTGACCATGTGCCATTTTGGCCATGATTGTTTGGATATTATCTGTCGAAGGTATTGCATTGCGGTCTTTTAGAGTTCAGAGAATTTCTTGCATTGATTTGTGTTGTATAATAGTACGAGATGTTATTAACATTTGTCATTTGCTATTTCTCATTTTACATTTAAACTGATCAAATTTATATCTTGCTGCAAGTTGAACGCGCATTACTACTTTTCAATGTTTTCTATCTGCTATGTGATACtgttattattacttattaggattagattcattttttatttgattaagatTTAGTAAATATGGTGGTTAGTAACTTATAAGTTATATCGATGGATGAGTATATTATTAATTCTCTTTCGAATGTTGATGTCAATGACAAAGAGATGATGTAACTCAAAATGAGGTTGGTTGAAGATGACATTGATAAAGAGAGTATTCAACTTACTAAAGGACTAgtcaataactttttattaggaCTGGGATTGAGGATGACGGAAAGGAGAAGGGTAGATGTAATGGCTGTAACCAAAGATATATCATTGGTAGTGAAAAACGGTACTTCTCCTTTGAAGGGTCACATTAAAAATGTGTGGTGAAAGTAAACGTGAACTTGTGTGACAAATGATAATGGACTGACGGAAAgttgaaaacattaaaaaaaaaattaaaaaaaattaaaaaaaaaaaaaatatatatatatatatatatatatatatatatatataaaactttgtcagatgtgtatcaatttaattatcaaCATGATTTACCTTCAATTTTGTTCCGTATGAATAACTTAGAATTTGAGCAAGTATAGTTTCtagaaaataaacatgataagtattttaaaataataataaaaatttgactGTTCATCAAAATAAAgtgagagtttttttttattatttaaaagttattaatttttgtaataattatatgtGAGTAGTAATTGAAGAGGAATACAccgtaatatttttaatttttctttgcaGAGCATTGGGTTTGTCGTTTCCCTTAACATAGAACTTGTTCAACCCTGCCACTAAAGTGGTGAGGGAGCGAGAAAGCAGCGTTTGGGTATCCATCGTTTCAGAGCGCAAACTCggtttgaaaagaaaatggtGTATGGAGCATTGTGCGCCCATGCGCACAAATTCCCACTCGCTTACCGTGCCCTTAACCTCAACCTCTGTCGTCAACATGCCACGCGCCTTCACTTCCACACTCGCTCTTTGCTCCTTTCTCACCTTTCCAACTTCAATCAGTCCGCCACCCCCTTCAAACCCTCTCTCATCCGCATCCGCAATTCCCGCCTCTTTTCCCTCTCCGAGGGCGGCTCAGGCGGAAACGGTGCTCGTGGGGGCGGGGGCTCCAACGGTCCGAATTCCGGTGGCCCTGGTGGTTCGAATTTCGGCGGCGGCGGCAGCAGCGATGGAGGAGAAAAGTGGTCCTTGTTGTCATGGTAAACAAATATCAGCATGCAACCTTATGTATCATGTGtcctttgtttttgtttaaggTTACTGATGTCTTGTTTGGATAATAAGCACATGCAAaacaataaaatgataataatcatatttatgAGAAgagtgtatttatttatttatttacttttcttttatacGTGCTTGCCGAGAAGATTCTAACTTGTGTGCTGTGTGTGTGAGAGAAACACTTAAACTTATGTCTGAATAATATAGCTTTCTTTTTGAAAATGTAACATGGTTTTACCACAGGTACTTGGCTCTTCTTGAAAAATACCCTGTTGCGGTGAAAGCTCTAACTTGTGCACTTTTGAATCTAGGTGGTGATTTGATTTGCCAGGTATTACACTATTCTTCCCCCTTTCTCTTTCAATTGTTTTGGttatatttcattattgttTCAAAATGTATGATATACATAGAGACACTTTTTGCATAGAATAGAGTAGTGTTTTTACTTTTGTGCTATCTGAACATGGTTTAACTGCTCTGCTTTATGATAATTTGCCACCTTGTTGTCTGTGGACAAACCTGCAAGGTTTCTCCGAGAATTTTAAAAGGTCAGGGAGATGGAATTATGCTCAAATTCGTGGAATCAAGAGTTGTTTTGAAAAAGGATGTGATGACATGAATGAAGATTACGGAACTGGCATATAAAGAAATCCAATCAGCACCAAATCTGCGtagtttatttataacatttatgATGATTTTAACATGAACTCAAATTGGCagttagaaaatattttgaacattGAGTTTAGGCTACAATCAAGAAAGTGATGTCTTGATGGCTGGGTTGGACTATTAAGTTATTAATCCATTGTTTTGGACTCCAAATGGAAAATGAAGACTGAGAAAATTATTAGGGGGTGGGGTGGAAGAGATGTAGGCATCGGGAAATATGAAGTCTAAGTAGTGCAATGTTACTACTATTTACCTTCCAATTAAAAGCAAACATGGTTAGACCAAATATGTCATTTGCTCAAGACTGgtataaatttattaacagAGGTGACAAACTGCTACTCTACTGTCACACAGATTGATAGAGTCCTTGAGATGCTATATGCTTGCAAGTTTCAATATGTTATGCTCTGAATTCTTAGaagtaaattgatttttttattttattttgtttctgaaatttatctCTTGCCTTCCGAGGCATTTTGGGTCTATCATTGCTAATGGTATCAAGCTTTATTTGTCATTACTCTTAATATGGATTCTAAAAGGATTACTTTTTCGGTCAATccttaatttactttttgtagCATTGCGTGCCTATGCTTTCATtcatatatgttaatttttttaataaattgaatcTTATTTTCTACAGCTTGCAATAGATCAAGTGCAGTCACTGGACTTGAAGAGGACATTTGTCTTCAGTTTTCTCGGTTTTGCTTTAGTGGGTCCAACACTACATTTTTGGTAATTCCCTGAATCTATGTTGGTATGCCTCAAAGTAGACTCTTTGTATAGCCTAATAAGTATGAATTTGTGACCttactttaaataatataatgatatcCCAACCCAACAACAGTAGTAATAAGTGCAATATGTTGTTAGGTCCTTGGTGTaggtttttttaataatgttgataatatttattcaTTACCCTAATGAATTTTATTAGAAGAATCCATGAAGATTGATTTCTGATATTTGTGGTGTCTATCTTTAGGAAATTTTCCGCCGTGGTCCAATGAGTTTGGATGTATAGCCTAATAAGTCTGAATTTGTGACCttactttaaataatataatgacaTCCCAACCCAACAACAGTAGTAATAAGTGCAATATGTTGTTTGGTCCTTGGTGTaggtttttttaataatgttgataatatttattcaTTACCCTAATGAATTTTATTAGAAGAATCCATGAAGATTGATTTCTGATATTTGTGGTGTCTATCTTTATGAAATTTTCCGCCATGGTCCAATGAGTTTGGATGAAGGCTCAACGATTTGTCAAGTCTGTCTCATTCCATTGTTTttcctgaattttttttttttttttaatttgtaggtATTTGTATCTGAGTAAATTGGTTACACTTCCTGGAGCATCAGGCGCACTTTTGCGGCTTGGACTTGATCAGGTGGGATATTTCTATTGGTCCTCCAATACACTGCCCGTCACCACATTGTGtcagttattaattaattttgtgctTGTGTGTGATAGTTTAATTTTGAATGTTATGGAATCTTTTCACAGTTCTTATTTTCTCCCATATTCATCGGAGTTTTCTTAGCTACATTAGTGACCCTTGAGGGAAATCCATCACAAGCTGTACCCAAGCTAAAACAGGTGGGTGTTTAACTTGTACGCATTTGTTAAAACGTGTTCAAAGAGAGGTTATCATTGTTGTCGTGTTTATTAGTGTGTGTATTCATCGACAAATTTCATTTTGTAGGAGTGGTTCTCTGCAGTTCAAGCAAACTGGAAACTATGGATACCTTTTCAATTTCTCAATTTCAGATTTGTTCCACAACAATTTCAGGTTAGACTGGTAGACTCATGCACACACACTGGGGATTTTACTTCAACATAAATCTGTTCACCACTCTGATACATGTTggcattttaatattaaagatCAATGTTTAATTTGACTTCACCAAtgcttaattttctttcttgaaattcATTTAAACGAACCAGGATTTTATTTAGTCGATTGCTCCTCATGGAAATTCATAGttcttgaaaaaagaaatttctaTTGATCTTTCAATAGATACTCTGTCATACTACCTTGTAATCCTTTTTTAGCTGAACAAAAACGGAAAATGAACATAATGAAGGAactttttattaacatttccatcttcatcttGCAACATGTTTGGATATCTGGGATGCATCTTTTTGGTCCCTTGTTTTCAAGTATTATATCATATGAAAATGGGATGCCGTTTGGCTTTCTTAGTCGGTTGACAAGGCTTCCCAGTTGTTCGCAGTTCATTGttccatttttttatgtaaagcAAACATTTACATTCACACGCATATACTCTTTACTCAAAGTTGATCTTTAATTACATTGAGAAGTTCTCAAATGCCTAAAGTCAGTGGAATGGAGCTATCTTTGTTTATGCTTGCTGACATTTCAGAtggatatttttcaacttaccCTACCAGATTGTATTTGCTGTTGATAGTATTCCTTGGCCATAGAATCTAATGCTTTCTTCAATGTTCTTAGATTTTCTTCtccattttattaatgttattgttGAGTTTAAAGTAAATGGACATAATTTCAGGTCCTTGCTGCTAATGTTATTGCTTTGGCTTGGAATGTCATTCTCTCATTTAAGGCACACAAAGAGGTTCTTCCAAAATAGGTAAGCTTTATGTTCCTTGAATGCACAAGACCTAGTTTTTAGTAACTAGCCTTTTGACCTTAGGAATTGAAATATACACGAACCTGAGGCAAGAAGAAATTCCTAGGATCTTTCCTAAGAATAGCTTCATCATTAAGTAGTTGTAAAGGTGGTGATTCTGTaattaaaagtgaaataaaatattcttttaatgaCCATTggcaattttaaaatatctaacaGTTCACCTTCAACAAAGAATAATTAggacatttgaaaaaaaaaacagaatatTTATTCTGAGTGATTCAATGTATTGTCTAACAAAAATCATGTTGTAATCGGGTGATGTACTACAAAATCCTATTATTATGGATATATAATGCTGACTTTGTACTTTCAATCTGTTTATTTTACAGCTTGGTAGAGCGTGCACAATGCTGTTGTAACTGCATAATAGTTGACAATATTAATCAGTTTTATGTCCGTTGGTCATTCTTCAGACAGAGGTTGAAAGGAAGCGGCATGAGCTATATGTTAGTTTTAAATGTTTTGGTAATTTACTTGAATATGAAGACTTGCACTTGTATAAACTCGTGGAATTGTTGTTTTGGTCATAAAAAAGTTTCTTGTTTGTTTTCActgtatttttttaactatgttTTAGTCTATGCTAAATATTGATTGCTTAggtttttaagttttttctatttttatatttgaccattccattatttacttttatcaaaaatattcaaatttttaatcttttatccAAATGTTTGTAGGGTTATGAtgaatttagaatataaaatcaTTGTAAAAGTTTGGAAGCCTTATATTTAGtagaaattgtaattttttgaaGTGTTTCATCCGCGTTATGTTTACGGTTCAAATAGGaaatattataattggtttTCCTTTGTGCACCGTTATGATGATCATTAGACTGTTTCTTCCTGGACCTCATTTTTTTTCCCGCACTCCCATAAAACTCAAACTCGAAATTTcttttcatcaaaattataataaaaatataaaagttacatctgcacttctatttttttaatgtattttacaatataattttgtatCCAGAAATTTTTTGgagtatatattttaaaatacattaaaaatatattttgaattggatAACACAAGAAGAAGAAACAGAAAATGTGTACACTTCTCAAAttagagttttttttaatacattttaataagagtaaaattggaattttagaatttatgaggatgagaaagagaaaaggaagaacAGGAAGAAACTTACAGATTACTAATTGCACCTTATACTTATAgtgaaaagattaaaataccCTTCATACTGCGTCACACAATGTTTGTCACCATTGCTGCCATTGCCGCCATTGCCATCCTTATTGCAACGGCATTTTCATCTTAACATTGGTTTTTaagaaact carries:
- the LOC114195053 gene encoding protein sym-1, with the translated sequence MVYGALCAHAHKFPLAYRALNLNLCRQHATRLHFHTRSLLLSHLSNFNQSATPFKPSLIRIRNSRLFSLSEGGSGGNGARGGGGSNGPNSGGPGGSNFGGGGSSDGGEKWSLLSWYLALLEKYPVAVKALTCALLNLGGDLICQLAIDQVQSLDLKRTFVFSFLGFALVGPTLHFWYLYLSKLVTLPGASGALLRLGLDQFLFSPIFIGVFLATLVTLEGNPSQAVPKLKQEWFSAVQANWKLWIPFQFLNFRFVPQQFQVLAANVIALAWNVILSFKAHKEVLPK